The genomic stretch CTGGAGCGCCGCCGCGCGCTGTTGATGCGCGACCGCACCCAGGCTCTGTTAGTCATCGCCACCGCGGTGGCGGCGAATATCCGCCGCGAAAAGGCCGAGCGCGGCCTGCTCGATTATGACGATCTGATCGACAAGACCCTGGAGATGCTGGACCGCGTCTCCTCGGCCTGGGTGCATTTCAAGCTCGACCGCGGCGTCGATCATCTGCTGATCGACGAGGCGCAGGACACCAGCCCGCGGCAATGGGACATTGTCGGCCATCTGATTTCCGAATTCACCACCGGGGCCGGCGCCCGCGACGGGCTGCGCCGCACGGTGTTCGCGGTCGGCGACGAGAAGCAGTCGATCTTCTCGTTCCAGGGCGCGGTGCCGCGCGAATTCGCCGAGCGCCGCGAACAATGGCGGCGGCGCTTCAAGGACGCCGAGCTGAAATTCGACGCGGTCAATTTCAACTACTCGTTCCGCTCGGGTGCGGCGATCCTGCAATCGGTCGACTGGGTGTTCCGCGATCCGGCGATCTATCGCAGCATCCACGCCGACAGCGCCTATCCGGTGCATCAATCGCTGGCCGATGCCGGGCCGAGCCTGATCGATCTGTGGCCGCTCGAGGTGCCCGACGAGCGGCAGAATATCGAAGGCTGGCGCGCGCCGTTCGACGCGGTGTCGGAGACCAGCCCCGAGGTCCGGCTGGCGCAGCGGGTACAGGCCGAGATCGCAACATTGATCGCGCAGCGCACCACGACCGGCCCCGCGGGCGACCGCCGCGCGCTGCGCTATGGCGACATGCTGGTGCTGGTGCGCCGCCGCGGCAAGGCGTTCGACGCCATCATCCAGGCGCTCAAGCGCGGCGGCATTCCGGTCGCCGGCGCCGACCGGCTGAAGCTGACCGAGCATATCGCCATCATCGACCTGCTGCATCTGGCCGACGCGCTGCTGCTGCCGCAGGACGATCATGCGCTGGCGGTGGCGCTGAAGAGCCCGCTGTTCGGCCTCGACGATGACGATCTGTTTCGTCTGGCCTGGCGGCGCAAGGGCGCGCTGCGCGACGCGCTCGCGGCACAGGCTTCGACCGATGCCAAATTCGAAACGGCGTTGCGTCAGCTCATCGCTTGCGAGGCCCGCGCCAATGCCGAGACGCCGTTTGCCTTCTATGCCTGGCTGCTCGGCGGCCAGGGTGACGGTGAAGGTGACGGGGGTCGCGCGAAAATGCTGCGCCGGCTCGGCCCGGAGGCCAATGATGCGCTCGACGAGTTTCTGCAGCTGGCGCTGAGCTATGAGCAGAAGGCGCCGGCGTCGCTGCAGGGTTTCGTGACCTGGCTGCGCGCCGCCGATACCGAGGTCAAGCGCGACATGGAAATCTCGCGCGACGAGGTCCGGGTGATGACCGTGCATGGCGCCAAGGGGCTGGAAGCGCCGGTCGTGTTCCTGGTCGACACCACCTCGTCGCCGGCCGACACCCAGCGGCTCAATCTGGTGCATCTGCCGCGCGGCAATGCGGCGCCATCGGCGCCGGGCGTCGTGGTCTGGGCCGGCAAGAAGGCCGACGATCCGCCGGCCGTTGCAGAAGCCCGCGCCGCGATGGTGGCGCAGACCGAGGATGAATATCGGCGGCTGCTCTATGTGGCGATGACCCGCGCCGCCGACCGGCTGATCGTCGGCGGCGTGATGCCCGGCAACCGCAACGAGGTGCGGCCGCTATCATGGTACGATCTGATCGTCACCGGGCTGGAAAATTCCGGGCTGCTGATGCAGCAGGTGCCGCCGCCCGACGGCGTGGTGAAACGCTATCGCCGCGACGATGACGATGCGCCGGAGATCGGCGGCGTCGCCGAGACTCCCCTCGAAACAGCTGCGGTGATCGCGCCGCCCTGGCTGCGCAGACCTGCCCCCGCCGAGCCGAAGTCGGGCGGATCGCTGCGGCCATCCGATTCCGGCGACGGCGACGGCCGCCGCATCCGCCGCGGCGAATCCACCGAGACCCGCGCCCGCGCTCTGCAGCGTGGCGCGCTGGTGCATCGACTGCTGCAATCGCTGCCAGATCTGCCGGCGGCGCGACGCCGCGATGCCGCGACGATCTATCTTGCCCGCAACGCCGCGGACTGGAGCGAGGCCGATCGCGAGGCGCTGGCGGCAAATGTTTTGGGGCTGATCGCCGATGCCAGATTTGCCGCGCTGTTCGGCCCCGGCAGCCGTGCCGAGGTGCCGATCGCCGGGCGATTGCCGCAGCCGGGCGCGCCGCTGCTGGTCTCGGGCCAGATCGACCGGCTGGTGGTGACGCCCGACGAGGTTTTGATCGTCGACTACAAGACCAACCACGCCCCGCCGCACAATGCCGCCGACACGCCACCCGAATACCTGCGGCAGCTGGCGCTGTATCGGGCCGTGCTCGCTAGACTATACCCTGACCGGCCCGTCCGCGCCGCGCTGATCTGGACCGAAAGCACTGAATTCATGGAGATTTCGGCGCCTGCGCTGGACGCGGAGCAGGCCTCCTTCATGTTGCCGTGAGCGTGCTTGACCCGGCCCCGCCGCGTTCCTACCTTCACTTCATCATCCCGGCGCGATTCCCCCCGCCGCGCCTTTCATTGTTCAAACGAGGTACCCCATGGCCGTTGGCAAGGTTTCAGACGTCGATTTCGAATCCGAAGTGTTGCAGGCGACGGGGCCGGTCGTGGTGGATTTCTGGGCGGAATGGTGCGGCCCCTGCCGCATGATCGCGCCGGCGCTGGACGAGATTTCCGGCGCGATGGGCGACAAGGTCAAGATCGTCAAGCTCAATGTCGATGAGAGCCCGAAGACCGCGTCGAAATACGGCGTGATGTCGATCCCGACCCTGATGATCTTCAAGGGCGGCGAAATGGCCTCGCGCCAAGTCGGCGCCGCGCCGAAGCAGAAGCTGCAGCAGTGGATCAGCTCCGCGGTGTGATCTGCGCGAAATAATTGAGTTGGACGGCCGGCTTTTTGCCGGCCGTTTGCGTTGAAGGGGATGGCAAATCTTCGAGCCCGCAAATCCTCCGCACACGCCGCTCTCGCAGCGGACCCCGCTGCCGCGCCCGCCGCGATGGAGGCCCGGTCGGTCGATGCGATTCCGCGCGGCAGCCAATGGCAATATGAACCGAAATGGGATGGCTTCCGCTGCCTGCTGACGCGCAACGGCGACCTGGTCACGCTGCGCTCGAAATCCGGCGAAGACCTGACCCGCTATTTTCCCGAACTGGTCGACGCCGCGCTGACGCTGAAGGCGGGCGCCTTTCTGCTCGACGGCGAGATCGTGGTGCCGAAGGCCAAGACCTTTTCGTTCGACGACCTGCTGCAGCGGATCCATCCGGCGGCGAGTCGAGTCAAGAAACTGGCGATCGCAACGCCGGCACTTTTTCTGGCGTTCGACCTGCTCGCAACCGCGCGGAGCAAAAATCTCGCGGCGCAGCCGCTGAGCAAGCGGCGCCCGGCGCTGGAAAGTTTCGCCGCTGCGCAGTTCAAGGCACAGCCGAGCTTTCGACTGTCGCCCGCAACGGCGCGCTATGCCATTGCCGAAAAATGGCTGGAGCAAGCCGGCGGCGGCTCCGATGGCGTAATCGCCAAGCGGCTCGACCTGCCCTACCAGGCCGGCAATCGCGACGGCATGCAGAAGATCAAGAAATTCCGCAGCGCCGATTGCGTGATCGGCGGCTTTCGCTATGCCAGCAATAGGATCGCGGGCCGCGAGGTGGTCGGCTCGCTGCTGCTCGGGCTGTATGACGATTCCGGCCTGCTACATCACGTCGGCTTCACGTCGGCGATCAAGCGAGGCGAAAAGCCGGCTTTGACTGACAGGCTGGAAGCGCTGATCGCTGAGCCGGGCTTCACCGGAAATGCGCCGGGCGGGCCGAGCCGCTGGTCGACCGAGCGGTCCGCACAATGGCGCCCGCTGAAGCCGTCGCTGGTGGTCGAAATCTGCTACGACCATTTCAGCGGCGAGCGATTTCGCCACGGCACCCGCATCCTGCGCTGGCGGCCCGACAAGGCGCCGTCGCAATGCACGATGGATCAGCTGCGGCAGAAGGCCGTCAATCCGTTGAAGCTCCTTGGATGACCCAGCCGGTGGCGAGCGGCCCCGCAAGCTCCGGCCGGCCGTTGTGTCGCGCCAGCGCCGCCATCGCGTCGTGGTCATACGGCACCAGACGAAAGCTGACCTGCCAGCGGCCGGCGACCAGCTCCAGCACCGCGTAGCTCGGATCCGGCATGCCGGCCTGCACCACATGCGGATAAGGATGGGTATCGCGATAGCCGGGGCAGCCGGCGCTGCCGGGATTGACCACCAGCCGGCCGTCGCCGAGCCGCACCGCGCGCGGAATATGGGTGTGGGCGCACAGGATCAACGATTGCGAGATTCCCGCCGCCGCCTGTTCGATCGACGCCAGCGAGGCGATGCCGACGGTGCCGTCGGGGCTGACGG from Rhodopseudomonas sp. BAL398 encodes the following:
- the addA gene encoding double-strand break repair helicase AddA, with amino-acid sequence MSAPRSIPSEAVARQIQASDPAASVFVSANAGSGKTHVLVQRVIRLLLDGVPPEKILCITFTKAAAANMAERVFSTLGRWVSLDDAALTAAVRATGVKTVDAATLMQARKLFACALETPGGLKVQTIHALCTRLLQQFPFEANVPARFTVLDERDQAEMMERASLAVLLQAASQPGSAQGRALTLAMTSAADVTFRDVVRQACTSRDQFMAWTDQSGGVDGAMTQLAAALDVAPEDSCDAVEREIVDGPELPRRRWEEVAAILEGGNKTDVDQATRLREALALTGTAQIDKYLQVFLTKEMTPRKTVATKKIADARPALAEVLKRESSRVAALLERRRALLMRDRTQALLVIATAVAANIRREKAERGLLDYDDLIDKTLEMLDRVSSAWVHFKLDRGVDHLLIDEAQDTSPRQWDIVGHLISEFTTGAGARDGLRRTVFAVGDEKQSIFSFQGAVPREFAERREQWRRRFKDAELKFDAVNFNYSFRSGAAILQSVDWVFRDPAIYRSIHADSAYPVHQSLADAGPSLIDLWPLEVPDERQNIEGWRAPFDAVSETSPEVRLAQRVQAEIATLIAQRTTTGPAGDRRALRYGDMLVLVRRRGKAFDAIIQALKRGGIPVAGADRLKLTEHIAIIDLLHLADALLLPQDDHALAVALKSPLFGLDDDDLFRLAWRRKGALRDALAAQASTDAKFETALRQLIACEARANAETPFAFYAWLLGGQGDGEGDGGRAKMLRRLGPEANDALDEFLQLALSYEQKAPASLQGFVTWLRAADTEVKRDMEISRDEVRVMTVHGAKGLEAPVVFLVDTTSSPADTQRLNLVHLPRGNAAPSAPGVVVWAGKKADDPPAVAEARAAMVAQTEDEYRRLLYVAMTRAADRLIVGGVMPGNRNEVRPLSWYDLIVTGLENSGLLMQQVPPPDGVVKRYRRDDDDAPEIGGVAETPLETAAVIAPPWLRRPAPAEPKSGGSLRPSDSGDGDGRRIRRGESTETRARALQRGALVHRLLQSLPDLPAARRRDAATIYLARNAADWSEADREALAANVLGLIADARFAALFGPGSRAEVPIAGRLPQPGAPLLVSGQIDRLVVTPDEVLIVDYKTNHAPPHNAADTPPEYLRQLALYRAVLARLYPDRPVRAALIWTESTEFMEISAPALDAEQASFMLP
- the trxA gene encoding thioredoxin encodes the protein MAVGKVSDVDFESEVLQATGPVVVDFWAEWCGPCRMIAPALDEISGAMGDKVKIVKLNVDESPKTASKYGVMSIPTLMIFKGGEMASRQVGAAPKQKLQQWISSAV
- a CDS encoding ATP-dependent DNA ligase, with translation MEARSVDAIPRGSQWQYEPKWDGFRCLLTRNGDLVTLRSKSGEDLTRYFPELVDAALTLKAGAFLLDGEIVVPKAKTFSFDDLLQRIHPAASRVKKLAIATPALFLAFDLLATARSKNLAAQPLSKRRPALESFAAAQFKAQPSFRLSPATARYAIAEKWLEQAGGGSDGVIAKRLDLPYQAGNRDGMQKIKKFRSADCVIGGFRYASNRIAGREVVGSLLLGLYDDSGLLHHVGFTSAIKRGEKPALTDRLEALIAEPGFTGNAPGGPSRWSTERSAQWRPLKPSLVVEICYDHFSGERFRHGTRILRWRPDKAPSQCTMDQLRQKAVNPLKLLG
- a CDS encoding metallophosphoesterase family protein, which encodes MRFAVIADVHGNYLALEAVLADIRAQGIDDIVNLGDMASGPLDARRTMDIFMTLDAVHVRGNHDRYLIEQLPEKMGSWDRTAYQQLDAAHLDWLRRVPNTAIYRDQVFCCHATPAHDETYWLDAVSPDGTVGIASLASIEQAAAGISQSLILCAHTHIPRAVRLGDGRLVVNPGSAGCPGYRDTHPYPHVVQAGMPDPSYAVLELVAGRWQVSFRLVPYDHDAMAALARHNGRPELAGPLATGWVIQGASTD